The following proteins come from a genomic window of Carassius gibelio isolate Cgi1373 ecotype wild population from Czech Republic chromosome B8, carGib1.2-hapl.c, whole genome shotgun sequence:
- the LOC127964120 gene encoding tricarboxylate transport protein B, mitochondrial, whose amino-acid sequence MGGSNCGIYILMYTLYMALGLGFDFTEDDMPLIRRWWCAVLLDNFTPQIAQPQGASPFKRQCLQAESSEPEYAVVTICQVCLNYGIRGTYQGLTATVLKQGSNQAIRFFVMTSLRNWYKGDNPNKSINPVISGAFGAIAGAASVFGNTPLDVIKTRMQI is encoded by the exons ATGGGTGGGAGCAACTGTGGGATTTACATACTGATG tacactctgtacatggctttGGGTCTTGGATttgattttacagag gatgacatgcctctgatcaggaggtggtggtgtgCTGTTCTCCTGGACAACTTCACTCCacaaat cgCTCAACCACAAGGAGCTTCACCATTCAAAAGGCaatgtcttcaggcagagtccagcgaaccag agTACGCAGTTGTGACAATCTGTCAGGTTTGTTTAAACTATG GAATCAGAGGGACGTATCAAGGCCTCACAGCGACCGTCCTCAAACAGGGATCCAATCAGGCGATCCGGTTCTTCGTCATGACCTCTCTGAGGAACTGGTACAAGG GTGACAATCCCAACAAATCCATCAACCCCGTCATCAGCGGAGCGTTCGGTGCGATCGCAGGAGCGGCGAGTGTGTTTGGAAACACGCCGCTGGACGTCATCAAGACCAGAATGCAG ATCTAG